In Drosophila subpulchrella strain 33 F10 #4 breed RU33 chromosome 3R, RU_Dsub_v1.1 Primary Assembly, whole genome shotgun sequence, the following are encoded in one genomic region:
- the LOC119550132 gene encoding V-type proton ATPase 116 kDa subunit a1 isoform X6, translated as MGSLFRSEEMALCQLFLQSEAAYACVSELGELGLVQFRDLNPDVNAFQRKFVNEVRRCDEMERKLRYLEKEIKKDGIPMLDTGESPEAPQPREMIDLEATFEKLENELREVNQNAEALKRNFLELTELKHILRKTQVFFDEQEGGVNQTTESMTRALITDEARTAGASMGPVQLGFVAGVILRERLPAFERMLWRACRGNVFLRQAMIETPLEDPTNGDQVHKSVFIIFFQGDQLKTRVKKICEGFRATLYPCPEAPADRREMAMGVMTRIEDLNTVLGQTQDHRHRVLVAAAKNLKNWFVKVRKIKAIYHTLNLFNLDVTQKCLIAECWVPLLDIETIQLALRRGTERSGSSVPPILNRMQTFENPPTYNRTNKFTKAFQALIDAYGVASYREMNPAPYTIITFPFLFAVMFGDLGHGAIMALFGLWMIRKEKGLAAQKTDNEIWNIFFGGRYIIFLMGVFSMYTGLIYNDIFSKSLNIFGSHWHLSYNKSTVMDNKFLQLSPKGDYEGAPYPFGMDPIWQVAGANKIIFHNAYKMKISIIFGVVHMIFGVVMSWHNHTYFRNRISLMYEFIPQLIFLLLLFFYMVLLMFIKWIKFAATNDKPYSEACAPSILITFIDMVLFNTPKPPPEKCETYMFFGQHFIQVLFVLVAVGCIPVMLLAKPLLIMQARKQANVQPIAGATSDAETGGVSNGGSHGGGGGHEEEEELSEIFIHQSIHTIEYVLGSVSHTASYLRLWALSLAHAQLAEVLWTMVLSIGLKQEGPVGGIVLTCVFAFWAILTVGILVLMEGLSAFLHTLRLHWVEFQSKFYKGQGYAFQPFSFDAIIENGSAAVEE; from the exons CTTAATCCGGATGTGAACGCCTTCCAGAGGAAGTTCGTCAATGAAGTGCGTCGTTGCGATGAAATGGAGCGCAAGTTGCGCTACCTGGAGAAGGAGATCAAGAAGGACGGCATACCCATGTTGGACACCGGGGAGAGTCCTGAGGCTCCGCAGCCCCGAGAGATGATCGACCTGGAG GCCACCTTTGAGAAGCTGGAGAACGAGTTGAGGGAGGTGAATCAGAACGCCGAGGCCCTGAAGCGCAACTTTCTGGAGCTGACCGAGCTGAAGCACATTCTCCGCAAAACCCAGGTCTTCTTCGACGAG CAAGAAGGCGGCGTTAACCAAACCACCGAGTCGATGACCCGCGCCTTGATCACGGACGAGGCGCGCACCGCTGGTGCCTCCATGGGTCCCGTACAGCTCGG CTTTGTGGCTGGCGTCATTCTGAGGGAGCGACTCCCGGCCTTCGAGCGGATGCTGTGGCGCGCCTGCAGGGGCAACGTCTTCCTTCGCCAGGCGATGATCGAGACGCCGCTGGAGGATCCCACCAAC GGCGACCAGGTGCACAAGTCGGTGTTCATCATCTTCTTCCAGGGCGACCAACTGAAGACGCGCGTCAAGAAGATCTGCGAGGGCTTCCGCGCCACGCTCTATCCTTGCCCCGAGGCTCCGGCCGATCGTCGCGAGATGGCCATGGGTGTGATGACTCGCATTGAGGATCTGAACACCGTCCTCGGCCAGACGCAGGACCATCGCCATCGCGTTCTCGTTGCAGCGGCGAAAAACCTCAAGAACTGGTTTGTCAAGGTGCGCAAGATTAAGGCCATCTATCACACGCTGAATCTCTTCAATCTGGacgtgacccagaagtgtctgaTCGCCGAGTGTTGGGTGCCGCTGCTGGACATCGAAACCATCCAGCTGGCCTTGCGTCGCGGAACCGAGAGATCAGGATCTTCGGTGCCGCCGATTCTCAACCGCATGCAGACGTTCGAGAATCCGCCCACTTACAATCGAACGAACAAGTTCACCAAGGCCTTCCAGGCGCTTATCGATGCTTACGGAGTGGCTAGTTATCGGGAGATGAATCCGGCTCCCTACACCATCATCACCTTTCCCTTTCTGTTTGCCGTGATGTTTGGAGATTTGGGCCATGGTGCCATTATGGCGCTCTTTGGTCTCTGGATGATTCGAAAGGAGAAGGGACTGGCAGCTCAGAAGACGGACAACGAGATCTGGAACATTTTCTTCGGCGGACGTTATATCATCTTCCTCATGGGCGTCTTCTCCATGTACACTGGTCTTATATACAACGATATATTCTCCAAGTCGCTAAATATCTTTGGATCCCATTGGCACCTGTCCTACAACAAGTCGACGGTGATGGATAACAAGTTTCTGCAGTTGAGCCCGAAAGGCGACTACGAGGGTGCCCCGTATCCGTTCGGCATGGATCCCATTTGGCAGGTGGCGGGGGCCAACAAGATCATCTTCCACAATGCCTACAAGATGAAGATTTCGATTATTTTCGGCGTTGTCCACATGATCTTCGGCGTAGTAATGAGCTGGCACAACCACACGTATTTCCGGAACAGGATCTCGCTGATGTACGAGTTTATTCCTCAGCTTATCttcctgctgctgctcttcTTCTACATGGTATTGCTGATGTTCATCAAATGGATCAAGTTCGCAGCCACCAATGACA AGCCCTACTCCGAAGCCTGTGCCCCCTCGATTCTGATCACCTTTATTGACATGGTGCTATTCAATACGCCTAAGCCACCGCCAGAGAAATGTGAGACGTATATGTTCTTTGGCCAGCACTTCATTCAGGTGCTCTTCGTCTTGGTTGCCGTCGGCTGTATTCCCGTAATGCTGCTGGCTAAGCCGCTGCTCATCATGCAGGCTCGCAAGCAAGCGAAC GTTCAGCCCATCGCTGGTGCCACTTCGGATGCGGAGACTGGCGGCGTGTCCAATGGCGGATCCCATGGCGGTGGCGGAGGTCATGAGGAGGAAGAGGAGCTGTCCGAGATCTTCATTCACCAGAGCATCCACACCATTGAGTATGTTCTGGGTTCGGTTTCCCATACTGCTTCATACCTCCGATTGTGGGCGCTCTCCCTGGCGCATGCCC AGTTGGCTGAGGTGTTATGGACCATGGTCCTCTCGATTGGCCTGAAGCAGGAGGGTCCCGTGGGCGGCATCGTGTTGACCTGCGTGTTTGCCTTCTGGGCCATTCTTACGGTTGGCATTCTGGTGCTTATGGAGGGTTTGTCCGCCTTCCTGCACACTCTGCGTCTTCACTG GGTCGAGTTCCAGAGCAAGTTCTACAAGGGACAGGGATACGCCTTCCAACCCTTCTCGTTCGATGCCATAATAGAAAATGGATCTGCCGCTGTCGAGGAGTAA
- the LOC119550132 gene encoding V-type proton ATPase 116 kDa subunit a1 isoform X2 has protein sequence MGSLFRSEEMALCQLFLQSEAAYACVSELGELGLVQFRDLNPDVNAFQRKFVNEVRRCDEMERKLRYLEKEIKKDGIPMLDTGESPEAPQPREMIDLEATFEKLENELREVNQNAEALKRNFLELTELKHILRKTQVFFDESVPTVYKSSGAYSSSKYRRYPQMADNQNEDEQAQLLGEEGVRASQPGQNLKLGFVAGVILRERLPAFERMLWRACRGNVFLRQAMIETPLEDPTNGDQVHKSVFIIFFQGDQLKTRVKKICEGFRATLYPCPEAPADRREMAMGVMTRIEDLNTVLGQTQDHRHRVLVAAAKNLKNWFVKVRKIKAIYHTLNLFNLDVTQKCLIAECWVPLLDIETIQLALRRGTERSGSSVPPILNRMQTFENPPTYNRTNKFTKAFQALIDAYGVASYREMNPAPYTIITFPFLFAVMFGDLGHGAIMALFGLWMIRKEKGLAAQKTDNEIWNIFFGGRYIIFLMGVFSMYTGLIYNDIFSKSLNIFGSHWHLSYNKSTVMDNKFLQLSPKGDYEGAPYPFGMDPIWQVAGANKIIFHNAYKMKISIIFGVVHMIFGVVMSWHNHTYFRNRISLMYEFIPQLIFLLLLFFYMVLLMFIKWIKFAATNDKPYSEACAPSILITFIDMVLFNTPKPPPEKCETYMFFGQHFIQVLFVLVAVGCIPVMLLAKPLLIMQARKQANVQPIAGATSDAETGGVSNGGSHGGGGGHEEEEELSEIFIHQSIHTIEYVLGSVSHTASYLRLWALSLAHAQLAEVLWTMVLSIGLKQEGPVGGIVLTCVFAFWAILTVGILVLMEGLSAFLHTLRLHWVEFQSKFYKGQGYAFQPFSFDAIIENGSAAVEE, from the exons CTTAATCCGGATGTGAACGCCTTCCAGAGGAAGTTCGTCAATGAAGTGCGTCGTTGCGATGAAATGGAGCGCAAGTTGCGCTACCTGGAGAAGGAGATCAAGAAGGACGGCATACCCATGTTGGACACCGGGGAGAGTCCTGAGGCTCCGCAGCCCCGAGAGATGATCGACCTGGAG GCCACCTTTGAGAAGCTGGAGAACGAGTTGAGGGAGGTGAATCAGAACGCCGAGGCCCTGAAGCGCAACTTTCTGGAGCTGACCGAGCTGAAGCACATTCTCCGCAAAACCCAGGTCTTCTTCGACGAG TCGGTGCCCACGGTGTACAAGTCGAGTGGCGCATACTCATCCAGCAAATATCGGCGCTATCCGCAGATGGCCGACAACCAGAACGAGGACGAGCAGGCGCAGCTGCTGGGCGAGGAGGGTGTCCGGGCCAGCCAGCCGGGCCAGAATTTAAAGCTTGG CTTTGTGGCTGGCGTCATTCTGAGGGAGCGACTCCCGGCCTTCGAGCGGATGCTGTGGCGCGCCTGCAGGGGCAACGTCTTCCTTCGCCAGGCGATGATCGAGACGCCGCTGGAGGATCCCACCAAC GGCGACCAGGTGCACAAGTCGGTGTTCATCATCTTCTTCCAGGGCGACCAACTGAAGACGCGCGTCAAGAAGATCTGCGAGGGCTTCCGCGCCACGCTCTATCCTTGCCCCGAGGCTCCGGCCGATCGTCGCGAGATGGCCATGGGTGTGATGACTCGCATTGAGGATCTGAACACCGTCCTCGGCCAGACGCAGGACCATCGCCATCGCGTTCTCGTTGCAGCGGCGAAAAACCTCAAGAACTGGTTTGTCAAGGTGCGCAAGATTAAGGCCATCTATCACACGCTGAATCTCTTCAATCTGGacgtgacccagaagtgtctgaTCGCCGAGTGTTGGGTGCCGCTGCTGGACATCGAAACCATCCAGCTGGCCTTGCGTCGCGGAACCGAGAGATCAGGATCTTCGGTGCCGCCGATTCTCAACCGCATGCAGACGTTCGAGAATCCGCCCACTTACAATCGAACGAACAAGTTCACCAAGGCCTTCCAGGCGCTTATCGATGCTTACGGAGTGGCTAGTTATCGGGAGATGAATCCGGCTCCCTACACCATCATCACCTTTCCCTTTCTGTTTGCCGTGATGTTTGGAGATTTGGGCCATGGTGCCATTATGGCGCTCTTTGGTCTCTGGATGATTCGAAAGGAGAAGGGACTGGCAGCTCAGAAGACGGACAACGAGATCTGGAACATTTTCTTCGGCGGACGTTATATCATCTTCCTCATGGGCGTCTTCTCCATGTACACTGGTCTTATATACAACGATATATTCTCCAAGTCGCTAAATATCTTTGGATCCCATTGGCACCTGTCCTACAACAAGTCGACGGTGATGGATAACAAGTTTCTGCAGTTGAGCCCGAAAGGCGACTACGAGGGTGCCCCGTATCCGTTCGGCATGGATCCCATTTGGCAGGTGGCGGGGGCCAACAAGATCATCTTCCACAATGCCTACAAGATGAAGATTTCGATTATTTTCGGCGTTGTCCACATGATCTTCGGCGTAGTAATGAGCTGGCACAACCACACGTATTTCCGGAACAGGATCTCGCTGATGTACGAGTTTATTCCTCAGCTTATCttcctgctgctgctcttcTTCTACATGGTATTGCTGATGTTCATCAAATGGATCAAGTTCGCAGCCACCAATGACA AGCCCTACTCCGAAGCCTGTGCCCCCTCGATTCTGATCACCTTTATTGACATGGTGCTATTCAATACGCCTAAGCCACCGCCAGAGAAATGTGAGACGTATATGTTCTTTGGCCAGCACTTCATTCAGGTGCTCTTCGTCTTGGTTGCCGTCGGCTGTATTCCCGTAATGCTGCTGGCTAAGCCGCTGCTCATCATGCAGGCTCGCAAGCAAGCGAAC GTTCAGCCCATCGCTGGTGCCACTTCGGATGCGGAGACTGGCGGCGTGTCCAATGGCGGATCCCATGGCGGTGGCGGAGGTCATGAGGAGGAAGAGGAGCTGTCCGAGATCTTCATTCACCAGAGCATCCACACCATTGAGTATGTTCTGGGTTCGGTTTCCCATACTGCTTCATACCTCCGATTGTGGGCGCTCTCCCTGGCGCATGCCC AGTTGGCTGAGGTGTTATGGACCATGGTCCTCTCGATTGGCCTGAAGCAGGAGGGTCCCGTGGGCGGCATCGTGTTGACCTGCGTGTTTGCCTTCTGGGCCATTCTTACGGTTGGCATTCTGGTGCTTATGGAGGGTTTGTCCGCCTTCCTGCACACTCTGCGTCTTCACTG GGTCGAGTTCCAGAGCAAGTTCTACAAGGGACAGGGATACGCCTTCCAACCCTTCTCGTTCGATGCCATAATAGAAAATGGATCTGCCGCTGTCGAGGAGTAA
- the LOC119550132 gene encoding V-type proton ATPase 116 kDa subunit a1 isoform X8 has product MGSLFRSEEMALCQLFLQSEAAYACVSELGELGLVQFRDLNPDVNAFQRKFVNEVRRCDEMERKLRYLEKEIKKDGIPMLDTGESPEAPQPREMIDLEATFEKLENELREVNQNAEALKRNFLELTELKHILRKTQVFFDEMADNQNEDEQAQLLGEEGVRASQPGQNLKLGFVAGVILRERLPAFERMLWRACRGNVFLRQAMIETPLEDPTNGDQVHKSVFIIFFQGDQLKTRVKKICEGFRATLYPCPEAPADRREMAMGVMTRIEDLNTVLGQTQDHRHRVLVAAAKNLKNWFVKVRKIKAIYHTLNLFNLDVTQKCLIAECWVPLLDIETIQLALRRGTERSGSSVPPILNRMQTFENPPTYNRTNKFTKAFQALIDAYGVASYREMNPAPYTIITFPFLFAVMFGDLGHGAIMALFGLWMIRKEKGLAAQKTDNEIWNIFFGGRYIIFLMGVFSMYTGLIYNDIFSKSLNIFGSHWHLSYNKSTVMDNKFLQLSPKGDYEGAPYPFGMDPIWQVAGANKIIFHNAYKMKISIIFGVVHMIFGVVMSWHNHTYFRNRISLMYEFIPQLIFLLLLFFYMVLLMFIKWIKFAATNDKPYSEACAPSILITFIDMVLFNTPKPPPEKCETYMFFGQHFIQVLFVLVAVGCIPVMLLAKPLLIMQARKQANVQPIAGATSDAETGGVSNGGSHGGGGGHEEEEELSEIFIHQSIHTIEYVLGSVSHTASYLRLWALSLAHAQLAEVLWTMVLSIGLKQEGPVGGIVLTCVFAFWAILTVGILVLMEGLSAFLHTLRLHWVEFQSKFYKGQGYAFQPFSFDAIIENGSAAVEE; this is encoded by the exons CTTAATCCGGATGTGAACGCCTTCCAGAGGAAGTTCGTCAATGAAGTGCGTCGTTGCGATGAAATGGAGCGCAAGTTGCGCTACCTGGAGAAGGAGATCAAGAAGGACGGCATACCCATGTTGGACACCGGGGAGAGTCCTGAGGCTCCGCAGCCCCGAGAGATGATCGACCTGGAG GCCACCTTTGAGAAGCTGGAGAACGAGTTGAGGGAGGTGAATCAGAACGCCGAGGCCCTGAAGCGCAACTTTCTGGAGCTGACCGAGCTGAAGCACATTCTCCGCAAAACCCAGGTCTTCTTCGACGAG ATGGCCGACAACCAGAACGAGGACGAGCAGGCGCAGCTGCTGGGCGAGGAGGGTGTCCGGGCCAGCCAGCCGGGCCAGAATTTAAAGCTTGG CTTTGTGGCTGGCGTCATTCTGAGGGAGCGACTCCCGGCCTTCGAGCGGATGCTGTGGCGCGCCTGCAGGGGCAACGTCTTCCTTCGCCAGGCGATGATCGAGACGCCGCTGGAGGATCCCACCAAC GGCGACCAGGTGCACAAGTCGGTGTTCATCATCTTCTTCCAGGGCGACCAACTGAAGACGCGCGTCAAGAAGATCTGCGAGGGCTTCCGCGCCACGCTCTATCCTTGCCCCGAGGCTCCGGCCGATCGTCGCGAGATGGCCATGGGTGTGATGACTCGCATTGAGGATCTGAACACCGTCCTCGGCCAGACGCAGGACCATCGCCATCGCGTTCTCGTTGCAGCGGCGAAAAACCTCAAGAACTGGTTTGTCAAGGTGCGCAAGATTAAGGCCATCTATCACACGCTGAATCTCTTCAATCTGGacgtgacccagaagtgtctgaTCGCCGAGTGTTGGGTGCCGCTGCTGGACATCGAAACCATCCAGCTGGCCTTGCGTCGCGGAACCGAGAGATCAGGATCTTCGGTGCCGCCGATTCTCAACCGCATGCAGACGTTCGAGAATCCGCCCACTTACAATCGAACGAACAAGTTCACCAAGGCCTTCCAGGCGCTTATCGATGCTTACGGAGTGGCTAGTTATCGGGAGATGAATCCGGCTCCCTACACCATCATCACCTTTCCCTTTCTGTTTGCCGTGATGTTTGGAGATTTGGGCCATGGTGCCATTATGGCGCTCTTTGGTCTCTGGATGATTCGAAAGGAGAAGGGACTGGCAGCTCAGAAGACGGACAACGAGATCTGGAACATTTTCTTCGGCGGACGTTATATCATCTTCCTCATGGGCGTCTTCTCCATGTACACTGGTCTTATATACAACGATATATTCTCCAAGTCGCTAAATATCTTTGGATCCCATTGGCACCTGTCCTACAACAAGTCGACGGTGATGGATAACAAGTTTCTGCAGTTGAGCCCGAAAGGCGACTACGAGGGTGCCCCGTATCCGTTCGGCATGGATCCCATTTGGCAGGTGGCGGGGGCCAACAAGATCATCTTCCACAATGCCTACAAGATGAAGATTTCGATTATTTTCGGCGTTGTCCACATGATCTTCGGCGTAGTAATGAGCTGGCACAACCACACGTATTTCCGGAACAGGATCTCGCTGATGTACGAGTTTATTCCTCAGCTTATCttcctgctgctgctcttcTTCTACATGGTATTGCTGATGTTCATCAAATGGATCAAGTTCGCAGCCACCAATGACA AGCCCTACTCCGAAGCCTGTGCCCCCTCGATTCTGATCACCTTTATTGACATGGTGCTATTCAATACGCCTAAGCCACCGCCAGAGAAATGTGAGACGTATATGTTCTTTGGCCAGCACTTCATTCAGGTGCTCTTCGTCTTGGTTGCCGTCGGCTGTATTCCCGTAATGCTGCTGGCTAAGCCGCTGCTCATCATGCAGGCTCGCAAGCAAGCGAAC GTTCAGCCCATCGCTGGTGCCACTTCGGATGCGGAGACTGGCGGCGTGTCCAATGGCGGATCCCATGGCGGTGGCGGAGGTCATGAGGAGGAAGAGGAGCTGTCCGAGATCTTCATTCACCAGAGCATCCACACCATTGAGTATGTTCTGGGTTCGGTTTCCCATACTGCTTCATACCTCCGATTGTGGGCGCTCTCCCTGGCGCATGCCC AGTTGGCTGAGGTGTTATGGACCATGGTCCTCTCGATTGGCCTGAAGCAGGAGGGTCCCGTGGGCGGCATCGTGTTGACCTGCGTGTTTGCCTTCTGGGCCATTCTTACGGTTGGCATTCTGGTGCTTATGGAGGGTTTGTCCGCCTTCCTGCACACTCTGCGTCTTCACTG GGTCGAGTTCCAGAGCAAGTTCTACAAGGGACAGGGATACGCCTTCCAACCCTTCTCGTTCGATGCCATAATAGAAAATGGATCTGCCGCTGTCGAGGAGTAA
- the LOC119550132 gene encoding V-type proton ATPase 116 kDa subunit a1 isoform X4: MGSLFRSEEMALCQLFLQSEAAYACVSELGELGLVQFRDLNPDVNAFQRKFVNEVRRCDEMERKLRYLEKEIKKDGIPMLDTGESPEAPQPREMIDLEATFEKLENELREVNQNAEALKRNFLELTELKHILRKTQVFFDEQEGGVNQTTESMTRALITDEARTAGASMGPVQLGYMEKSNEREDYLPCFVAGVILRERLPAFERMLWRACRGNVFLRQAMIETPLEDPTNGDQVHKSVFIIFFQGDQLKTRVKKICEGFRATLYPCPEAPADRREMAMGVMTRIEDLNTVLGQTQDHRHRVLVAAAKNLKNWFVKVRKIKAIYHTLNLFNLDVTQKCLIAECWVPLLDIETIQLALRRGTERSGSSVPPILNRMQTFENPPTYNRTNKFTKAFQALIDAYGVASYREMNPAPYTIITFPFLFAVMFGDLGHGAIMALFGLWMIRKEKGLAAQKTDNEIWNIFFGGRYIIFLMGVFSMYTGLIYNDIFSKSLNIFGSHWHLSYNKSTVMDNKFLQLSPKGDYEGAPYPFGMDPIWQVAGANKIIFHNAYKMKISIIFGVVHMIFGVVMSWHNHTYFRNRISLMYEFIPQLIFLLLLFFYMVLLMFIKWIKFAATNDKPYSEACAPSILITFIDMVLFNTPKPPPEKCETYMFFGQHFIQVLFVLVAVGCIPVMLLAKPLLIMQARKQANVQPIAGATSDAETGGVSNGGSHGGGGGHEEEEELSEIFIHQSIHTIEYVLGSVSHTASYLRLWALSLAHAQLAEVLWTMVLSIGLKQEGPVGGIVLTCVFAFWAILTVGILVLMEGLSAFLHTLRLHWVEFQSKFYKGQGYAFQPFSFDAIIENGSAAVEE; the protein is encoded by the exons CTTAATCCGGATGTGAACGCCTTCCAGAGGAAGTTCGTCAATGAAGTGCGTCGTTGCGATGAAATGGAGCGCAAGTTGCGCTACCTGGAGAAGGAGATCAAGAAGGACGGCATACCCATGTTGGACACCGGGGAGAGTCCTGAGGCTCCGCAGCCCCGAGAGATGATCGACCTGGAG GCCACCTTTGAGAAGCTGGAGAACGAGTTGAGGGAGGTGAATCAGAACGCCGAGGCCCTGAAGCGCAACTTTCTGGAGCTGACCGAGCTGAAGCACATTCTCCGCAAAACCCAGGTCTTCTTCGACGAG CAAGAAGGCGGCGTTAACCAAACCACCGAGTCGATGACCCGCGCCTTGATCACGGACGAGGCGCGCACCGCTGGTGCCTCCATGGGTCCCGTACAGCTCGG ttACATGGAGAAATCGAACGAACGTGAGGATTATCTTCCATG CTTTGTGGCTGGCGTCATTCTGAGGGAGCGACTCCCGGCCTTCGAGCGGATGCTGTGGCGCGCCTGCAGGGGCAACGTCTTCCTTCGCCAGGCGATGATCGAGACGCCGCTGGAGGATCCCACCAAC GGCGACCAGGTGCACAAGTCGGTGTTCATCATCTTCTTCCAGGGCGACCAACTGAAGACGCGCGTCAAGAAGATCTGCGAGGGCTTCCGCGCCACGCTCTATCCTTGCCCCGAGGCTCCGGCCGATCGTCGCGAGATGGCCATGGGTGTGATGACTCGCATTGAGGATCTGAACACCGTCCTCGGCCAGACGCAGGACCATCGCCATCGCGTTCTCGTTGCAGCGGCGAAAAACCTCAAGAACTGGTTTGTCAAGGTGCGCAAGATTAAGGCCATCTATCACACGCTGAATCTCTTCAATCTGGacgtgacccagaagtgtctgaTCGCCGAGTGTTGGGTGCCGCTGCTGGACATCGAAACCATCCAGCTGGCCTTGCGTCGCGGAACCGAGAGATCAGGATCTTCGGTGCCGCCGATTCTCAACCGCATGCAGACGTTCGAGAATCCGCCCACTTACAATCGAACGAACAAGTTCACCAAGGCCTTCCAGGCGCTTATCGATGCTTACGGAGTGGCTAGTTATCGGGAGATGAATCCGGCTCCCTACACCATCATCACCTTTCCCTTTCTGTTTGCCGTGATGTTTGGAGATTTGGGCCATGGTGCCATTATGGCGCTCTTTGGTCTCTGGATGATTCGAAAGGAGAAGGGACTGGCAGCTCAGAAGACGGACAACGAGATCTGGAACATTTTCTTCGGCGGACGTTATATCATCTTCCTCATGGGCGTCTTCTCCATGTACACTGGTCTTATATACAACGATATATTCTCCAAGTCGCTAAATATCTTTGGATCCCATTGGCACCTGTCCTACAACAAGTCGACGGTGATGGATAACAAGTTTCTGCAGTTGAGCCCGAAAGGCGACTACGAGGGTGCCCCGTATCCGTTCGGCATGGATCCCATTTGGCAGGTGGCGGGGGCCAACAAGATCATCTTCCACAATGCCTACAAGATGAAGATTTCGATTATTTTCGGCGTTGTCCACATGATCTTCGGCGTAGTAATGAGCTGGCACAACCACACGTATTTCCGGAACAGGATCTCGCTGATGTACGAGTTTATTCCTCAGCTTATCttcctgctgctgctcttcTTCTACATGGTATTGCTGATGTTCATCAAATGGATCAAGTTCGCAGCCACCAATGACA AGCCCTACTCCGAAGCCTGTGCCCCCTCGATTCTGATCACCTTTATTGACATGGTGCTATTCAATACGCCTAAGCCACCGCCAGAGAAATGTGAGACGTATATGTTCTTTGGCCAGCACTTCATTCAGGTGCTCTTCGTCTTGGTTGCCGTCGGCTGTATTCCCGTAATGCTGCTGGCTAAGCCGCTGCTCATCATGCAGGCTCGCAAGCAAGCGAAC GTTCAGCCCATCGCTGGTGCCACTTCGGATGCGGAGACTGGCGGCGTGTCCAATGGCGGATCCCATGGCGGTGGCGGAGGTCATGAGGAGGAAGAGGAGCTGTCCGAGATCTTCATTCACCAGAGCATCCACACCATTGAGTATGTTCTGGGTTCGGTTTCCCATACTGCTTCATACCTCCGATTGTGGGCGCTCTCCCTGGCGCATGCCC AGTTGGCTGAGGTGTTATGGACCATGGTCCTCTCGATTGGCCTGAAGCAGGAGGGTCCCGTGGGCGGCATCGTGTTGACCTGCGTGTTTGCCTTCTGGGCCATTCTTACGGTTGGCATTCTGGTGCTTATGGAGGGTTTGTCCGCCTTCCTGCACACTCTGCGTCTTCACTG GGTCGAGTTCCAGAGCAAGTTCTACAAGGGACAGGGATACGCCTTCCAACCCTTCTCGTTCGATGCCATAATAGAAAATGGATCTGCCGCTGTCGAGGAGTAA